The Loxodonta africana isolate mLoxAfr1 chromosome 1, mLoxAfr1.hap2, whole genome shotgun sequence genomic sequence AAGGAAATTTTACTGTAATAAACAGAGCAGAAACTGAAGAAtgaattaatttattaaaattaattaattactgATTGCGTTAGAGGTTTATATGAGTTAGAAAATTTTGTTCTTGCTGTTTGGAAGGGAACAGTACAAATATACGTTGGCCCCAAAGATGAGCAgataaatgtatatacaccttaTATGACTGCTTGTagctgtttaaaaaatttttttttttttttaccttaaataCAAGTTGAAAATGAGGGTTTTTATAATGGTGGGGGGTAAATAAGTATGAGAAATGACATTTTACAATGAGAAGAGTTGATGTTATTAGTAAAAATCAACAGAATATTTATCCTCCCACCTCAACACATCAAACTTTGTACTTCATCACCTCTATCTTAAACTCAGTGATCTGGTAGTCaatctattttatattttcatgttATCTTCCACTTTTTTCCTCCATTTCACTTCTACTTAACACTTAATACTCtgattcaataaatatatatattttaatttaaaatatttaaaaaataactgtaCTACTTTAGCCTGTAGTACCAAATACACCTCATTTTCCCATTCTAGGCAAATTACCTCCTCAATGAAGGCTGAGTGACTCTCCATAGTAGGAGTCCATGCAGAAGTTTCTCAGGATTTTAATCTTCAACTTTTCTTTTGGGAACCTAGAAATATTTGCTTTAGTCAAATATCTTAAAAATCCCATTGAGATGTGTAAGGAAGAAAGAGTCAAGCATTATTTTTGAAATATCCCATTTATAAAGGATCAGGCAGTGAATGTGTGTTGAGGGGGTCAGTTATAGAAcatgttatttctatttttttcccaaaataaatcataaaatggTAGGATTTTTTTGTCTGACTGTAAATGAGTCAGccaataagcatttatttattgCCCACCTTTGATATGTCAATAGTAGAATCTCTAGATGGATGTAGGGGAACTTAATGACGTGGTCCCCAGTCACATAAAAATTTCAGACAAACCGACAATTAGGATTCACACTTGAAATGATAtccaaagaagaataaagcataATAATGTGGTATGAAACATGTATATTGATAGGATAGGTACTAAAGGATGTTAACAATTTTGGAGGAGGGTAAATCAAGAGGTGATTTTAGGACAGGAGATCATCTGAGCTGTATATGGAAGGTGTTATGTTTGCTCTCCTTCCCTAGTGGTACAATGAGAAGAAGTCTCCTCACCGCCCCTTTCATGTCCTTGTTTCTCAGAGTGTAGATAAAAGGATTAAGCATAGGAGTCACCAAACTGTAGAACAGGGATATGAGTTTGTTACTGTCCTGGGAGTTAGTAGCAGAGGGTTGGACATACATACTAATGACTGGCCCATAGAAAAGAGATACGACAATAACATGAGAACCACATGTGTTAAAGGCCTTCTTCTTTCCCTCTGAGGACCGAATTCTCAAGATGGTAGCTAGAATGAACCCATAAGAGACAAGGATAAGTGACAAGGGCACCAGGGAATAGAATATCCCCACAATGGAGAGCATAGCTACATTGAATATGGTGTCGACACATGACATCCTGATTATCACTGGAACCTCACACAGGAAATTTTCTACCTTGTTACCACAAAGTGGCAGCTGGACAGTAAGGGATGACTGAAGCAGGGAGTTAGCCAAACCACTTAGCCAAGCTATGACTACTAGGAGGAAACAAAGTCTCTGATTCATGATAGCTGGGTACCTCAAGGGCTTGCAGATGGCAGTGTAACGATCCAAGGACATCACAGCTAAGAGGATGCATTCAGTTGCCCCCAGGAAATGAAACATATAAAACTGAGTCACACAGCCTCCATAGGTAATAGACTTATCTGGTCCCCAGAGGTTCAGCAGCAGCTGAGGGATGGTGGTTGTGGTAAAACAAAGGTCCAGGAAGGAgaggttggaaaggaagaagtacataGGGCTGTCAAGGTGAGGATCTATCCTGGATACGACAATAATTGAGGTGTTGCCCACCAGCATGAAGATGTAAGCAACAAGCACCATCACGAACAGAGGCATTTCCAACCAGGGATGTTCAGAGAAACCTAAGAGAATGAAGACCTTTGGAATACTTCCATTGCCCAGATCCATGACCGTCATTGCTCTCGTTGATGGAGTCAAGTTGAATTCCTTTAATTGTTAAttctgttaaataaaataaagtgaGTTATAGAGGGGTTCTCTCTGTGTTATAACTCCAGTGAAGCGATTTGATACTTGCAACATGAAAAAAATTCTCAGTCTCAATGCCACACATTATaatttttgtagtgtctttaaaaaaaatactaacaaatCTCCTCATTTTATCAAAAATACAATATTGCAAATTCTAATAGAATAATGATTAGGTAAAGGAGAATTCACAATTggttttatattaaagaaaaaagaataaaatgaaggaaagaatGATTTGAAAGAGTACCCGAGAACCATCCGTGTTAACTTACCACAggtgttcatttcttttattagTAGTTGCTGACCTTAACCATGCTCTGGTTGGATGTATTAGTTGATTTAGGGTAAGTTCAGAACTGATTGAGCTTCATGTGGATCAGTCTGATTGGCACAGAAACAACAACACATAATGCTATTCCTTAGGCCTATTCCCCAAAGAATGACTTTTGCCAACATAAAACTTTCATTATAAATGGAAGCAATGCAATAtgtttagaattttttaaaaatcattgattGCACAGTCCAATGATAATAGGCATTGGTGCTTACAATCATAGTATGGTgtattttagtatttttaataatgtgtcTTGCAATCTATCATATCCATTTTAACAGTTACATGctcttttattgatttattttattcattttcattaCAGGTGTATGTATGTGCTTGTGTGACCTGAATTATGATGTAAAATATATTTCTCACTATAGGTGATGGTAATAGGGTTGAAAAACACTCATGTAGTAGAAAAGTAAAAATGATATGGAATCAGAAAACCTGGATCCAGGCCGCTGACAATAATTAATACATATAACATTTATGCATTGCTTAAATATTTGAAACCTTCCTTATCTACCTTGCTGTGTTGTAAGGATTATTTCAATAAGTACTACCACACTTTATTAAGTGAAATACTTCATGTTGACTGTCATGAAATACAGTGTCCTGGTTGATTGTGAgtctctgtttaatttttctttaggtTGTATTCAAATGTTAAGTGTCCTTATCCTCCCATAAAAAGTTTCATAAAAGGAATGCACTTTATTCCCTTTAATTTCCCTAAATTACTGAGATCACTAAGCTTAAATCTGAGGTTAATGATTTCAAGATTTTTATGCTAGTACACAAACAGTTTAATTAATGGAAATACTCACCAATGCAAACTGTATCCCTAAATCAATTTTTAAAGACAAGTTTCAATGTTTTAAATAATACATTGTATTCATATTGAAAGAGTCCAATTTATTCATACATTATTTAGCATGCAACACTCCATGAAGAGGTCAAAACATACACAGGATTGTACAAAAACATTAAAATCAAGCTGCCCCCTCCTCCTGCCCAACACCTACCTTATATCCAGTTGTggtactctatcatatagggtcactatgagttgaaattgactcaatggcacctaaaaaaaaaaaaaccctttttctAGCAAAAAAGATATTGATCTTTTCTTTTCATCAGAATTCAATGTTAAGTGGGGATAAGGACTTAATATTCTCTGTATTCAGTTGCTTTATGTCATGTTATAGTCCTGAGTACTTATCTCTTTCTTTGATTTGAAAGATACCAAGAATTTTTAGAAGTGGAACCGTATTTTTCTCTAAAATAACATTAAGACAGGGTTGTAACTCTTTATATAAAGTCATGGGACTTTGTTCTCCATGCAGACAATTGACCTCAGTGGAAACTTCTTGGCAAGAGACACTGTAGAAATTCCCCAGAGGGGATACTACCTTCTAACTTTTTCTCACCtcaataaaatgaaattataaatgttggaatTTTTCACAGCCTGTTGAATGCTAGACTCAAGTAAAATAATCCTAGGAGACTTAATCTACTTCAACTATTTAATAGAAACTTTCCTTGGATTGCCTGGGAAAATATAAGACAATCAGTTTTGGTGTAAAGAcccaattttcttttatttatttttttcttggaatATTTTTCTTGAGATTCCTGGTATAACAAAGGCAGAAAAATCCTCGTTCTACATAGAGATAGAAGAGACAATCAACTTCCAATATGATATTTAAGGAACAAAAAGGTTTTTGTCTTTGAATATCTGTTCCACAATAGGCTagcacccaacccagtgccattgagtcaattccgactcatagcgaccctataggctagCACAGTATAGGTTTTTACCTGATCTGACATTGACTATATTAAAGTTTCTCATTTAGTCTAAACAATATAAGCATTGTGTTGAAAATA encodes the following:
- the LOC135232998 gene encoding olfactory receptor 2B11-like — translated: MTVMDLGNGSIPKVFILLGFSEHPWLEMPLFVMVLVAYIFMLVGNTSIIVVSRIDPHLDSPMYFFLSNLSFLDLCFTTTTIPQLLLNLWGPDKSITYGGCVTQFYMFHFLGATECILLAVMSLDRYTAICKPLRYPAIMNQRLCFLLVVIAWLSGLANSLLQSSLTVQLPLCGNKVENFLCEVPVIIRMSCVDTIFNVAMLSIVGIFYSLVPLSLILVSYGFILATILRIRSSEGKKKAFNTCGSHVIVVSLFYGPVISMYVQPSATNSQDSNKLISLFYSLVTPMLNPFIYTLRNKDMKGAVRRLLLIVPLGKESKHNTFHIQLR